In one window of Pieris brassicae chromosome 10, ilPieBrab1.1, whole genome shotgun sequence DNA:
- the LOC123715269 gene encoding uncharacterized protein LOC123715269 → MARTKASVGAKVSMGKSSKARCSAAPPPSNSSSSGERSSRSYSGGNPVCPREIPKWQKPITTFIFTKQKKIEDSDAGSSKSKLKRQIIYSDDESDSEIKNNSGDMNNKVDKSDNTNEIENVESQVHAVSQVLESEVKESVGKENVDSKSEVVESQDYDLMESPPKNRELDESIILEPLTGESSHKLEEYYPKTAKKPKGVSKIIDKENFNNKVKRNLDDVYEESPNKKMRME, encoded by the exons TGTCTATGGGTAAAAGTAGTAAGGCAAGATGTAGTGCTGCTCCACCACCAAGTAATAGCAGTTCATCag GTGAAAGGTCTTCTCGGAGCTATTCTGGTGGTAATCCTGTCTGTCCTCGAGAGATCCCTAAGTGGCAAAAGCCaataacaacatttattttcacaaaacaaaaaaaaattgaagattCTGATGCTg GCAGttcaaaatcaaaactaaAACGCCAGATAATATATTCAGATGATGAAAGTgattcagaaataaaaaataatagtggtgatatgaataataaagttGATAAAAGTGACAATACTaatgaaatagaaaatgtGGAAAGCCAAGTGCATGCTGTTAGTCAAGTGTTAGAAAGCGAAGTGAAGGAAAGTGTAGGCAAAGAAAATGTAGACAGTAAAAGTGAAGTTGTTGAAAGTCAGGACTATGACTTAATGGAATCACCACCAAAGAATAGGGAACTAGAtgaatctataatattagaaCCTCTGACTGGTGAAAGTAGTCATAAGTTAGAGGAATATTATCCAAAAACAGCAAAAAAGCCTAAAGGAGTcagtaaaattattgataaagaaaatttcaataataaagttaaacgTAACTTGGATGATGTTTATGAAGAGtcaccaaataaaaaaatgagaaTGGAATGA